A single genomic interval of Psychroserpens sp. NJDZ02 harbors:
- a CDS encoding O-antigen translocase, with protein MKKVLDYINTNVLVKVASLNSVSVIVKIIAGFLTSKFIAIFIGSEGMALVGNLRNFVGSIQSISILGLYKGVVKYIAQFKKDTVQLSKILSTVFYLGFISTILMSFLVYFKADYINDLIFKEYNNYAYIIQIFAIAIPFYALNMFAFSILNGFSKYKYLIVFNIFGQILGSVITILLIWQEQIDGALIAVVVAESLIFLITVVGIINRRNFIPLIKASNFSLSFAKKLSSYSGMALFSAIILPLIAILIRSYIIDNVGLKEAGFWEAMNRISKYYLLFVTTLLTMYILPRFSEIDNIKDFRKEVFGFYKSIIPIFAVGLIVIYFLRHFIIRIVLTDEFTPVEELFLWQLMGDFIKVLSVVIAYQFLAKRMFWHYIVTEAFSVITLYFTSKILIDEFGVVGANMAYFITNIMYYAIILLIFYSSLFGVLPDKIEER; from the coding sequence TTGAAAAAAGTTCTAGATTATATAAATACTAATGTTTTAGTTAAAGTGGCGTCACTTAACTCTGTTTCTGTTATTGTAAAAATAATTGCAGGCTTTTTGACGTCCAAATTCATAGCGATTTTTATTGGTTCGGAAGGAATGGCTTTAGTTGGGAATCTAAGAAATTTTGTGGGCTCAATACAATCTATATCTATACTTGGATTGTATAAAGGAGTGGTTAAGTATATCGCGCAATTCAAAAAAGATACTGTTCAGCTTAGTAAAATTTTATCTACAGTATTTTACTTAGGCTTTATATCAACGATATTGATGTCTTTTTTGGTGTATTTTAAAGCAGATTATATTAATGACTTAATATTTAAAGAGTATAATAATTACGCTTATATCATTCAGATTTTCGCAATAGCAATTCCTTTTTATGCCTTAAATATGTTTGCATTTTCCATTCTGAATGGATTTTCCAAATATAAATATTTAATTGTCTTTAATATTTTTGGCCAAATTTTAGGGTCGGTTATTACCATTTTATTAATTTGGCAAGAGCAGATTGATGGTGCTTTAATAGCCGTAGTGGTGGCAGAATCACTGATATTTTTAATTACTGTAGTGGGAATTATTAATCGTCGAAATTTTATTCCTCTTATAAAAGCAAGTAACTTTAGTTTAAGTTTTGCCAAAAAACTAAGTTCTTATTCTGGTATGGCTTTATTTTCAGCAATAATTTTACCTTTAATCGCGATATTAATTAGAAGCTATATTATTGATAATGTAGGACTAAAAGAAGCTGGTTTTTGGGAGGCGATGAATCGAATTTCAAAGTACTATTTGCTATTTGTTACCACACTTTTAACTATGTATATTTTACCAAGATTTTCTGAAATTGATAATATAAAGGATTTTAGAAAAGAGGTTTTTGGGTTTTATAAGTCTATTATTCCAATTTTTGCTGTAGGATTAATTGTTATTTATTTCTTGAGGCATTTTATTATTCGAATCGTGTTGACTGACGAGTTTACTCCTGTGGAAGAATTGTTTTTGTGGCAACTAATGGGAGACTTTATAAAGGTATTGTCTGTGGTAATAGCTTATCAGTTTCTTGCAAAACGTATGTTCTGGCACTATATTGTTACAGAGGCTTTTTCTGTAATAACATTATATTTTACTAGTAAAATATTAATAGATGAGTTTGGTGTAGTTGGCGCAAATATGGCCTATTTTATTACCAACATAATGTACTATGCTATAATACTATTGATATTTTATTCCTCTTTATTTGGGGTGTTACCAGATAAAATTGAAGAGCGCTAA
- a CDS encoding DegT/DnrJ/EryC1/StrS family aminotransferase, translating to MIKFLDLPKINARFESEFKAEFNTFLNSGVYVLGQGVKTFESNYADYCGTKYCIGVSNGFDALALIFKGYLELGLLQKGDEVIVPANTFIASILSIMEVGLKPILIEPNLDSFNIEASEIEKHISGTTKAILIVHLYGQLCDVSEINTLANHNQLLVVEDAAQSTGAIDNLTSKRSGNLCDAAAFSFYPSKNLGALGDAGAVTTNNKALADVILKLRNYGTSSKYVNDVLGVNNRLDEIQALFLNVKLKFLDADNTQRLVIAQRYLLDVTNAKIKMPRFNDLRNHVFHLFVVLVDNRDHFIQYLKEHNIEAAIHYPIPPHKQKALQIFNDLKFPITDKIHDTCVSLPISPVMTDLEVTTVIKTLNDY from the coding sequence ATGATAAAGTTTTTAGACCTACCCAAAATTAATGCACGTTTTGAATCAGAGTTTAAAGCGGAGTTCAATACATTTTTAAATTCTGGAGTTTATGTTTTAGGACAAGGTGTAAAAACTTTTGAATCTAACTATGCTGATTATTGTGGGACCAAATATTGTATTGGCGTCAGTAATGGTTTTGATGCTTTAGCTTTAATCTTTAAAGGGTATTTAGAATTGGGTTTATTGCAAAAGGGAGATGAAGTGATTGTTCCTGCTAATACATTTATTGCTTCTATATTGTCTATTATGGAAGTGGGCTTAAAACCTATTTTAATAGAACCTAATTTGGATAGCTTTAATATAGAAGCGTCAGAAATTGAAAAGCATATTTCTGGAACTACAAAAGCAATACTGATTGTTCATTTATACGGTCAGTTGTGTGATGTATCCGAAATTAATACGTTAGCTAACCATAATCAATTGTTAGTTGTTGAAGATGCTGCACAATCCACCGGTGCTATTGATAATTTAACATCAAAACGATCGGGGAACTTATGTGATGCGGCTGCTTTTAGTTTTTATCCAAGTAAAAATTTAGGAGCTTTAGGGGATGCTGGGGCAGTTACGACTAATAACAAAGCATTAGCTGATGTTATTTTAAAATTAAGAAATTATGGTACATCATCTAAATATGTAAATGATGTTTTAGGAGTCAATAATAGATTGGACGAAATTCAGGCGCTGTTTTTAAATGTTAAGCTTAAATTTTTGGATGCTGATAATACACAGCGTTTAGTTATTGCTCAACGCTACTTGTTAGATGTTACAAACGCAAAGATTAAAATGCCTAGGTTTAATGATTTACGTAATCATGTGTTTCATCTATTTGTCGTTTTGGTAGATAATCGTGATCATTTTATTCAGTATTTGAAAGAACATAACATTGAAGCTGCTATTCATTACCCAATACCTCCTCATAAGCAAAAAGCACTTCAAATATTTAACGACTTAAAATTTCCAATAACAGATAAAATTCACGACACTTGTGTGAGTTTGCCTATTAGTCCAGTAATGACTGATTTGGAGGTAACGACAGTAATTAAAACCCTTAATGATTACTAA
- a CDS encoding FtsX-like permease family protein — protein MIDKLLKKQVDKSQLLFFALSSSLGLAILLIVIQLFIDTRSIFSSENDLLGNQNLIIYKDLGRDNAFTPKEIAELEQQPFINKTGGFTHGTYRVLASVTLPNYTGISTEMFLEAVGDEFLDIKSADWKWQPGDREVPIIIPKNYINLYNFGYAASTGMPQINEKIIRQIPIDLKLTGSSKTELYPAYILDASEKINSILVPESFLKYTNKTLSPLKESKISRIILDVINPSDPKLLEFLASKKYNYLSNDVQNSKLSYVLKLILSIVLGIGLLITILSIYLVITNINLLILKNKQTITQLHFLGYSKTQIAKVYHTIAYKILAISIIVALLLSTISEFLISPYLELLQVEKTMTSIIYLVAISIVLFILLALYYRQHTNSKIQQMLRPNTSLLTTEN, from the coding sequence ATGATTGACAAACTTCTAAAAAAACAAGTTGATAAATCTCAGCTACTCTTTTTTGCACTAAGCTCTAGTTTAGGTTTAGCCATATTGCTAATTGTGATCCAATTATTTATTGATACACGATCCATATTTAGTTCTGAAAACGACTTATTAGGTAATCAAAACTTAATTATTTATAAAGATTTAGGAAGAGACAACGCCTTTACACCAAAAGAAATAGCAGAACTTGAACAACAACCCTTTATTAATAAAACGGGAGGCTTTACACATGGGACTTACCGTGTGCTTGCCAGTGTTACACTACCAAACTACACCGGAATTTCTACGGAGATGTTTTTAGAAGCTGTAGGTGACGAGTTTTTAGATATTAAAAGTGCCGATTGGAAATGGCAACCAGGAGATCGAGAAGTTCCTATAATTATTCCTAAGAATTATATAAACCTGTATAATTTTGGATACGCAGCAAGTACAGGAATGCCGCAAATTAATGAGAAAATTATTAGACAAATTCCCATCGACTTAAAACTTACTGGGTCTAGTAAAACAGAACTATACCCTGCTTATATATTGGATGCTTCCGAAAAAATAAATTCTATTTTAGTTCCGGAATCCTTTTTAAAGTATACCAACAAAACATTAAGTCCTTTAAAAGAATCTAAAATATCTAGAATAATTCTAGATGTTATCAACCCATCAGACCCTAAATTACTAGAGTTTTTAGCCTCCAAAAAATACAACTATCTATCTAATGACGTGCAAAACTCCAAACTGAGTTATGTCCTTAAATTAATCTTGAGTATTGTTTTAGGTATTGGATTACTCATTACTATATTATCAATATACCTGGTTATTACCAATATTAATTTATTGATTTTAAAAAATAAGCAAACGATCACACAGCTTCATTTTTTAGGGTACTCTAAGACGCAAATAGCTAAAGTATATCACACTATCGCTTATAAAATCTTAGCCATTTCAATTATTGTCGCTTTACTATTAAGTACTATTAGTGAATTTTTGATTTCGCCGTATTTAGAACTGTTACAAGTTGAAAAAACCATGACTTCCATTATTTATTTGGTTGCGATAAGTATTGTTCTTTTTATCCTTTTGGCTTTGTACTATCGTCAACACACCAATAGTAAAATTCAGCAAATGTTAAGACCAAACACAAGCCTACTAACTACTGAAAATTAA
- a CDS encoding DUF4836 family protein has product MKKFICLLVIAFLFASCGTKNEESYFIPKDAVAVMYVNLKTLSEKSKDLDSKNLSINTLIEDKAPEEVKAFVSEFMTSENLNKTFRKEFILGFGSFKRLSGFGGLALPIKDAATFEAFIQPLLEKLHDLEKEENVGKDKDFTVYSTGELAIGWNNKTALIIGANNYAAAELKDLTNLNRAETILATNYFDDFFDVKQDMGLHITSTPLGDAFDGLLNAFAGVKVNLEDNNLSYHGSFEDDHIHTNTNLKLNKDFTSLLGYKKWMTTSYSKSMLNALPNSPLLLAKLSIDPEAYFDHITSLTDNKVLPVQAREELKKNLERANTESEREIGMSTKDIAKIFDGSVMFAITEGKTVKDSVYDYNYYTGEETYTIVDKKVPNMYGVIAIKNKSKFDNLLAKIQEKGAPITMLSPNYYEIEKNSYMVITDDLIFFTNDVEKAKEINTNGKLANNLSDFEHKDKLSHSIYLYTKGNIAEISNDFAQSLSNMYNPYGRYNTYGSDNTMDQFKDKSIAIYDKYFGENHYFIDTDGGESFTYTKGDKNSLIQTVLYGDELAKTMNTLMDEIKNKEQEVIENDDITETDVDAVTEDDEDPEDIGILVIDEDDESVYDIEETVIEETESN; this is encoded by the coding sequence ATGAAAAAATTTATTTGTCTACTTGTTATTGCATTTCTATTTGCCAGTTGTGGCACCAAAAACGAAGAATCCTACTTTATCCCTAAAGATGCTGTAGCTGTCATGTACGTCAATCTTAAAACGCTTTCTGAAAAAAGCAAAGACTTAGATTCAAAAAACCTAAGCATTAATACTTTAATAGAAGACAAAGCTCCTGAAGAAGTAAAAGCGTTTGTATCCGAATTTATGACCTCAGAGAATCTAAACAAAACGTTTAGAAAAGAATTTATTCTTGGATTTGGTTCTTTTAAAAGACTCTCTGGATTTGGTGGTCTAGCATTACCAATTAAAGACGCTGCTACTTTTGAAGCCTTTATACAACCACTATTAGAAAAATTACACGATTTAGAAAAGGAGGAGAATGTTGGTAAAGACAAAGACTTTACTGTTTATTCTACTGGAGAATTAGCTATTGGTTGGAATAATAAAACAGCATTAATAATTGGTGCAAATAATTATGCTGCTGCAGAATTAAAAGACTTAACTAATTTAAATAGAGCTGAAACCATCTTAGCAACAAATTATTTTGACGATTTCTTTGATGTCAAACAAGATATGGGATTACATATAACATCGACACCTTTAGGCGATGCTTTTGATGGATTACTTAATGCTTTTGCAGGTGTAAAAGTTAATTTAGAAGACAACAACCTATCGTATCACGGAAGCTTTGAAGATGACCATATCCATACTAATACAAATCTTAAATTAAATAAAGACTTCACCTCTTTATTAGGTTATAAAAAATGGATGACCACGTCTTACAGTAAATCTATGCTTAATGCGTTACCAAATAGCCCATTACTTTTAGCAAAACTATCAATAGACCCAGAAGCATACTTTGATCATATTACAAGTTTAACAGATAATAAAGTACTACCTGTTCAGGCTAGGGAAGAATTGAAAAAAAACCTTGAAAGAGCTAACACTGAATCTGAAAGAGAAATCGGTATGAGCACTAAAGATATCGCAAAAATATTTGATGGTTCTGTAATGTTTGCTATAACAGAAGGTAAAACAGTTAAAGACTCTGTATACGATTATAATTACTACACTGGAGAAGAAACATATACAATAGTAGACAAGAAGGTACCTAATATGTATGGTGTTATTGCTATTAAAAACAAATCTAAATTTGACAATTTATTAGCTAAGATCCAAGAAAAAGGAGCACCTATTACAATGTTAAGTCCTAATTATTATGAAATTGAAAAAAATTCGTACATGGTAATTACCGACGATTTAATCTTTTTCACAAATGATGTTGAAAAAGCAAAAGAAATTAACACCAACGGAAAACTAGCTAATAATTTATCTGATTTTGAACATAAAGACAAATTATCGCATTCAATTTATCTTTACACCAAAGGAAACATTGCAGAAATAAGTAATGATTTTGCGCAATCTTTAAGTAACATGTACAATCCTTATGGCAGATACAATACTTACGGAAGTGATAATACAATGGATCAATTTAAAGATAAAAGCATTGCAATATATGATAAGTATTTTGGCGAAAACCATTATTTTATTGATACTGACGGCGGAGAGTCTTTTACTTATACTAAAGGTGACAAAAACTCATTAATTCAAACTGTTTTATATGGTGACGAACTTGCTAAAACAATGAATACTTTAATGGATGAGATTAAAAATAAAGAGCAAGAAGTAATCGAAAATGATGACATTACTGAAACAGATGTAGATGCTGTTACGGAAGACGATGAAGACCCAGAAGATATCGGAATACTAGTTATTGACGAAGACGACGAATCTGTTTACGATATAGAAGAAACAGTTATTGAGGAAACTGAATCAAACTAG
- a CDS encoding nicotinamide mononucleotide transporter family protein has protein sequence MKPLQLSNPTLRRVVHSKYIDIVGVILVTVICFYRGFHETIYYQGGIQFGVPLSGFSDYISKGAFPIGLLSTIGAVVSLLAARMIVKQQNLGNWIGVFTTVNSGVIDYLFGNHSAIITYPLTFIIAIIATKKWSDGEQVKKADAKYWLLILLAFIVSYTLVFLGFYWFGTTINNQFFKHTVAIIFGISLVGNVSTAFKYEQTFLTWSFYNLAQIIKNVIQGNVANIVKYVFYIINSILTFFDWRINGDIKKTEVA, from the coding sequence TTGAAACCATTACAGTTATCAAATCCAACACTTAGACGTGTAGTACACTCTAAATATATTGATATAGTTGGTGTAATTTTGGTAACCGTTATCTGTTTTTACAGAGGATTTCATGAAACTATATATTATCAGGGAGGTATCCAATTTGGGGTACCTCTTTCTGGTTTTAGTGATTATATCTCTAAAGGCGCTTTTCCTATAGGGTTGTTATCTACCATCGGAGCAGTAGTGTCTTTACTGGCTGCTAGGATGATTGTTAAACAACAAAATTTAGGAAATTGGATTGGTGTGTTTACGACTGTTAATTCAGGTGTGATTGATTATCTATTTGGTAATCATTCTGCCATTATAACGTATCCTTTAACGTTTATTATTGCCATTATCGCCACTAAAAAATGGAGTGACGGCGAGCAAGTTAAAAAAGCGGATGCAAAATATTGGTTACTTATACTTTTAGCTTTTATAGTATCTTATACTTTAGTTTTTTTAGGGTTTTATTGGTTTGGAACAACTATTAATAATCAATTTTTTAAACATACCGTAGCGATTATATTTGGAATATCGTTAGTTGGTAATGTAAGCACTGCCTTTAAGTATGAACAAACGTTTTTAACGTGGTCTTTTTATAACTTAGCTCAAATTATTAAAAATGTAATACAAGGTAATGTCGCTAATATTGTTAAATATGTGTTTTATATTATAAATTCAATACTTACTTTTTTTGATTGGCGTATAAATGGGGATATAAAAAAGACAGAAGTGGCGTAA
- a CDS encoding GNAT family N-acetyltransferase, with amino-acid sequence MEYHKDRFNDFSLLVFKGEKLVAILPANKVGDNVYSHQGLTYGGLVFKENVKFNTVLLIFRALLKFLSKSDVKELQLKMLPSIYNTLPNDEQTYIMFLLEAKLNRRDALSVVDYRHPLKFSKNRLEGVKKGEKHGLVVEEEHCFESFWSTVLEPNLSVKHNAKPVHSLAEIKVLKTNFGKQIRQFNVYQNDQIIAGTTIFESKYVAHAQYISSNNKKNELGSLDFLHHHLITSVFNNKRFFDFGISNVNNGRQVNQGLQYWKEGFGARTVIQDFYTVATNSYKILDTVLI; translated from the coding sequence ATGGAATACCATAAAGACAGATTTAATGATTTCTCTTTGCTTGTGTTTAAGGGTGAAAAATTAGTTGCAATACTCCCTGCAAATAAGGTTGGTGATAATGTTTATTCTCATCAAGGATTAACATATGGCGGCTTAGTGTTTAAAGAAAATGTAAAGTTTAATACCGTTTTATTAATTTTTAGAGCACTTTTAAAGTTTTTAAGTAAATCTGATGTTAAGGAGTTGCAATTAAAGATGTTACCCTCTATTTATAATACGTTACCAAATGATGAACAGACTTACATCATGTTTTTACTTGAGGCTAAACTAAATAGGCGTGATGCATTATCTGTAGTTGACTATAGACATCCTTTAAAATTTTCTAAAAATAGATTAGAAGGCGTTAAAAAGGGTGAGAAGCATGGTTTGGTTGTGGAAGAAGAGCATTGTTTTGAATCTTTTTGGTCAACAGTACTAGAGCCTAATTTAAGTGTGAAGCATAATGCTAAACCTGTACATAGTTTGGCAGAAATAAAAGTATTGAAAACTAATTTTGGTAAGCAAATACGTCAGTTTAATGTTTATCAAAATGATCAGATAATTGCGGGAACTACAATTTTTGAGAGTAAATATGTTGCACACGCACAGTATATATCTAGTAATAACAAAAAAAACGAATTAGGTAGTTTGGATTTTTTGCATCATCATTTAATTACGTCTGTATTTAATAATAAACGTTTTTTTGATTTTGGAATATCTAATGTAAATAATGGTCGACAAGTTAATCAAGGTTTACAATATTGGAAAGAAGGTTTTGGAGCAAGAACAGTAATACAAGATTTTTATACAGTGGCTACTAACAGTTATAAAATTTTAGATACGGTTTTGATATGA
- the typA gene encoding translational GTPase TypA, with product MANIKNIAIIAHVDHGKTTLVDKIMYHCQLFRENENTGDLILDNNDLERERGITITSKNVSVIYKDTKINIIDTPGHADFGGEVERVLNMADGVVLLVDAFEGPMPQTRFVLQKAIDLGLKPCVVVNKVDKENCTPDEVHEKVFDLMFELGAEEWQLDFPTVYGSAKNNWMSDDWRNETTNVEPLLDMVIEHVPTPVFPEGTTQMLITSLDFSSFTGRIAIGRLQRGSLVEGQQISLVKRDGSTTKSRVKELFIFEGLGRKRVESVQTGDICAVVGIEGFEIGDTIADIENPEGLKSIAIDEPTMSMLFTINDSPFFGKDGKYVTSRHIKDRLEKELEKNLALKLGETGSADKFMVFGRGVLHLSVLIETMRREGYELQIGQPQVIIKEIDGVKCEPVEELTIDLPETVSGRAVEFVTLRKGELLSMEAKGDRMICEFLIPSRGIIGLRNLLLTATAGEAIMAHRFKEYQPLKGAIAGRISGSLISMENGKAIPYSIDKLQDRGKFFVEPGEDIYEGQVIGENSRQDDMAVNITKAKKQSNVRSSGADDKAKIVPAIKFSLEEALEYIQKDEYVEVTPNHIRLRKIYLTENDRKRNKIA from the coding sequence ATGGCTAATATTAAAAATATTGCAATTATTGCACACGTCGATCACGGAAAAACTACGTTGGTTGATAAAATCATGTACCACTGTCAATTGTTTCGTGAAAACGAGAACACAGGAGACTTAATTTTGGATAACAATGATTTAGAACGTGAAAGAGGAATTACAATTACTTCTAAAAACGTTTCTGTAATTTACAAAGACACAAAAATTAATATCATTGATACACCAGGTCACGCCGATTTTGGGGGTGAAGTAGAGCGTGTATTAAACATGGCTGATGGTGTTGTATTATTAGTGGATGCTTTTGAAGGACCAATGCCTCAAACGCGTTTTGTATTACAAAAAGCGATTGACTTAGGTTTAAAACCTTGTGTAGTTGTAAACAAAGTAGATAAAGAAAACTGTACTCCTGATGAAGTACATGAAAAAGTTTTTGATCTAATGTTCGAATTAGGAGCAGAAGAGTGGCAGTTAGATTTTCCAACCGTTTATGGTTCGGCTAAAAATAACTGGATGAGTGATGATTGGAGAAACGAAACAACAAACGTTGAACCATTATTAGATATGGTTATAGAGCATGTGCCTACGCCTGTTTTTCCTGAAGGAACAACTCAAATGCTTATTACTTCTTTAGATTTCTCTTCTTTTACAGGTCGTATTGCGATTGGTAGATTACAAAGAGGAAGTTTAGTAGAAGGACAACAAATATCTTTAGTTAAAAGAGATGGGTCTACAACTAAAAGTAGAGTTAAAGAATTATTTATATTTGAAGGTTTAGGACGTAAGAGAGTCGAAAGCGTTCAAACTGGAGATATTTGTGCTGTTGTAGGGATTGAAGGATTTGAAATTGGTGATACAATTGCAGATATCGAAAACCCTGAAGGTTTAAAATCAATTGCTATTGATGAGCCTACAATGAGTATGTTATTTACAATTAACGATTCACCTTTCTTTGGTAAAGATGGTAAATATGTGACGTCTCGTCATATTAAAGATCGTTTAGAAAAAGAATTAGAAAAGAATTTAGCACTTAAACTAGGTGAAACTGGTAGTGCAGATAAATTTATGGTCTTTGGACGTGGTGTATTACACTTATCAGTTTTAATTGAAACTATGCGTCGTGAAGGTTATGAGTTACAAATTGGACAACCACAGGTAATTATCAAAGAAATTGATGGTGTTAAATGTGAGCCAGTTGAAGAATTAACAATTGACCTTCCGGAGACTGTTTCTGGTAGAGCTGTAGAGTTTGTAACTTTACGTAAAGGTGAATTATTAAGTATGGAAGCAAAAGGAGATCGTATGATATGCGAATTTTTAATTCCTTCTCGTGGTATTATTGGTTTACGTAACTTGTTATTAACAGCTACTGCTGGTGAAGCAATTATGGCACACCGTTTTAAAGAGTACCAACCACTAAAAGGTGCTATTGCTGGACGTATTTCTGGATCTTTAATTTCTATGGAAAATGGTAAAGCTATACCTTACTCTATTGATAAATTACAAGATAGAGGTAAGTTTTTCGTTGAACCAGGTGAAGATATTTACGAAGGTCAAGTAATTGGTGAGAACTCTCGTCAAGATGATATGGCTGTAAACATTACTAAAGCTAAAAAGCAAAGTAACGTACGTAGTTCTGGAGCAGATGATAAAGCTAAGATTGTACCAGCAATTAAGTTTAGTTTAGAAGAAGCATTAGAATATATCCAAAAAGATGAGTATGTAGAGGTAACACCAAACCATATTCGTTTACGTAAGATCTATTTAACAGAAAACGATCGTAAGAGAAATAAGATTGCTTAA
- the kdsA gene encoding 3-deoxy-8-phosphooctulonate synthase, with protein MILQDIPKIKHTDSNNFFLLCGPCAIEGEDMAFRIAEKVLTISNKLEIPYIFKGSFKKANRSRIDSFTGIGDEKALEILAKVSEKFDVPTVTDIHEVSDAAKAAQYVDVLQIPAFLVRQTDLVVAAAKTGKVVNLKKGQFMSPEAMKHAVQKVKDAGSDKAWITDRGTMFGYQDMIVDFRGIPTMRQYAPTVLDVTHSLQQPNQSAGVTGGRPDMIETIARAGIVNNVDGLFIETHFDPANAKSDGANMLHLDNLEALLTNLTAIRKLVTSF; from the coding sequence ATGATACTTCAAGACATCCCTAAAATAAAACATACAGATAGTAATAATTTCTTTTTGCTTTGCGGTCCTTGCGCAATTGAAGGCGAAGACATGGCGTTTAGAATTGCCGAAAAAGTACTAACTATTAGTAACAAACTTGAAATACCTTATATTTTTAAAGGAAGTTTTAAAAAAGCCAACCGTAGTAGAATTGATAGTTTTACAGGTATTGGTGACGAAAAAGCTTTAGAAATTTTAGCTAAAGTTTCTGAAAAATTTGATGTCCCAACCGTTACAGATATTCATGAAGTTAGTGATGCTGCAAAAGCAGCGCAATATGTTGATGTCTTACAAATCCCTGCTTTTTTAGTACGCCAAACAGACCTTGTTGTTGCTGCTGCAAAAACAGGAAAAGTTGTCAACCTTAAAAAAGGTCAATTTATGAGTCCTGAAGCCATGAAACATGCAGTACAAAAAGTAAAAGACGCAGGAAGTGACAAGGCTTGGATTACAGATCGCGGAACGATGTTTGGTTACCAAGATATGATTGTAGACTTTAGAGGTATCCCAACGATGCGTCAATATGCTCCAACGGTCTTAGATGTAACACACTCTTTACAACAACCTAATCAAAGTGCTGGTGTAACAGGTGGTCGCCCTGATATGATAGAAACGATTGCACGTGCTGGAATTGTCAATAATGTGGACGGTTTATTTATAGAAACGCATTTTGATCCTGCTAATGCTAAAAGTGATGGTGCTAACATGTTACATTTGGATAACTTAGAAGCATTATTAACTAATTTAACGGCTATTAGAAAACTAGTGACTAGCTTTTAA
- a CDS encoding ATP-binding cassette domain-containing protein produces MQITIQNIIPNFFTPASSEVWSKNFELLPNSKYLIKAVSGSGKSSFFNFLYGLNNRYSGSILFDKTTIASFTEDDWTSIRRDEISIVFQGLRLFPELTALENIQLKNSLTNHKSESEILEMLAQLDVDQLAHKKAETLSYGQQQRIAIVRALCQPFEILLLDEPFSHIDQAQITNAVTLVTQEAEKNNATLIIASLGDTYNIDYTKTLLL; encoded by the coding sequence GTGCAAATTACTATCCAAAACATAATACCAAACTTTTTTACTCCAGCTTCATCCGAAGTCTGGAGTAAAAATTTTGAGTTACTACCAAATTCAAAATATTTAATAAAAGCAGTTTCGGGAAGTGGGAAAAGTTCATTTTTTAATTTTTTATATGGTCTAAACAACCGGTATTCTGGATCTATACTATTTGACAAAACGACTATCGCTTCATTTACTGAAGATGATTGGACGTCTATTAGACGAGATGAAATTTCGATTGTATTTCAAGGTCTTCGACTCTTTCCAGAATTGACGGCTTTAGAAAATATTCAACTAAAAAATAGTCTAACCAATCATAAATCTGAATCTGAGATTTTAGAAATGTTAGCACAATTAGACGTGGATCAATTAGCTCATAAAAAAGCTGAGACCTTATCTTACGGTCAGCAACAGCGTATTGCTATTGTTAGAGCCTTATGCCAACCGTTTGAGATTTTATTATTAGATGAACCCTTTAGCCATATAGACCAAGCCCAGATTACAAATGCGGTTACTCTAGTGACACAGGAAGCAGAAAAAAACAATGCAACTTTAATAATTGCCAGTTTAGGTGATACTTACAATATCGATTATACAAAAACATTATTGTTATGA
- a CDS encoding DUF1801 domain-containing protein — MKPAEDYILKQPEPYRSILLHLQLVIEQTLPEVELKYKWRLPCYYIRKRPICYMNKSKDYVDIGFWHSAYITKHLEHLVSENRKVVKSLRYKSLKAIDDVVLVDILKEVYASKDLSFYKR; from the coding sequence TTGAAACCTGCAGAGGATTATATATTAAAGCAACCAGAACCTTACCGTTCTATATTGTTGCATTTACAGCTGGTTATTGAGCAAACATTACCAGAAGTAGAATTAAAATACAAATGGCGTTTACCTTGTTATTACATACGTAAACGCCCTATTTGTTATATGAATAAATCTAAAGATTATGTTGATATTGGGTTTTGGCACTCGGCATACATTACTAAGCATTTAGAGCATTTGGTAAGTGAAAACCGTAAGGTTGTAAAATCACTGCGCTATAAATCTTTAAAAGCGATAGATGATGTTGTCCTGGTCGATATACTTAAAGAGGTCTATGCTAGTAAGGATCTTAGTTTTTATAAAAGATAG